tGTTAAGGACAAAATGTTCTTGCTTTACTGTCTCAAAGCCCAACAAAGTACGGTATTTATTGCAAGTATCCTTTGGATGTAATAGCAGGTTAGACTTGTGATATGAACTAAGTTTAGCAGGCAGATGTTTCCTTTCTTGTAAAAGGGTTACGTAAATAGGGATAACTGTTCAAACAGATATTCGCTTTTCTTTTTTAGCCCTGCACAAGCTGAACAGCATGGCACAAAGCGCCAAGAACCCTCTTCAGCTAAAAGTTTAACCGATATAGGAACTCGGAGGATCTTCACATCCGATCATGATATCTTCAGGGAGAGTGCCAGGAAATTCTTTCAGGAAGAAGTGCTGCCTTTTCATGCAGAGTAAGATACCTTTCAAACATTCTCGATTGCCAAATAGTTTGCTTTTATTCCAAATACGCTTTTTTGGGTGTTACTTAATATGACAAGATAAACAGGGTATTTGTTTTCGTTTACCTTCTATTTTCAAATTGACTTCATTAAAACAAACCTGCCTATAAAATTTATGTGTGGATGAGTTGCACACAATCAAAATTCACTGAATACTGAGCTGCCATTATCATTTTAGGCATTTAAGCAGGACAAATGCAGTCTGTAGAGTTTTAGCCAAAGTATCCCTATTAACTCTGACACTGGTGTCTTGATGGTAAAGTTAAGGAGACAGTTACCATATTGTCATCCAAAAAGCATTAACGTTGTGTCTGGATTAGTGCAATGGATATTGCAGATATGGTCCATGCAGGATGGTAAGCTGGAGTATGCATTACCCAGAAAATTGCACAAAATATTGTGGTTTaaatttgcatgtttttttgcttctgtggaAGTGTGCATGCTCTCTTCTACACAGTAGAAGTGTCATTCTTCCACTGAAATGGAGCTggagtttttttccccttattttaGTTGCATAATATTATAGTTGGGGGAGGTGAGATGGGAAGGAACTGAGAATGTGGTTTTTTGAAGCATTAAGCTGCAGTACTGTCTTGAGCAATTCTACTTTACCTGAAAAACATGCCTGTAGAAGCAATGGGAGGGCCAACGAAGGGCTTATTCTTCAGTCATGCTGCAGGATAAATTTCTTGATGCAGTTCAAAGTGTATCTACATACAATCGAGATAGCACAACTGAGTGGGTGAGGTGTTGTGGCTCTAGGGCTGAAATGAACAGCAGGAGGCAAAGGAAACTGCTTATGTCAGGATTGTTGccaggttgttttttgttggtttttttacTCTCTAATCAGGACCTCAAAGTCATGAAAAAGTGGATTTTCCACTACATAATCATATTCTGTGCACAAAACCAGatattttccttcatcttttggTAGAATGACTTCTGTTTACAAAGCTGCACCAGATACTGGATCTGCGTGAGGTTAATTATGATCTATGTACTAGCTTGCTGACAACTATTTCCTAGGTAGGTTGGAACAAGTCAGACTTGTGTTCTTGCGTCACTTCAGTGACCTCTGAACCATTTTGTTCTCACACCTTTGAAGTAAACAAGGAGGCTTCAAGCACAGAATACCAGTTGGCTAAGTCAACATGAAGAGGCTGGCGTGGCATCAATGAACATGGATGGTTGTGAGAAGAAGTATTAGCGATGGGTGATGTAGAGACAGGAATATTTTGTCCCCCCCTGAAAAtggggggacaaaaaaaaaaagcaaatatggTCGTTAGAAGGATTTGTTTAAGATTTCCAGCACAGGAGCAAAAGCTCTGGGAATAAGCTTAAGTGTATGTGGGATAAGATACATTATTAGCTGTGGATAAAGTGCTGTGGTACAGCTCTAACACACACGTGAGTGCATCAGAGGAATCTCTCGTCCAATTTATCTACCATATTATTTCAAAAgtgtgacttaaaaaaaaaaagctgtgccaTTAATAGCCATCCAACTTCCTAATATGTTGGCGAACTCGGTAAAAAGGTACTATTTTTCTGAGAACAAGTGATTCCTGTACTTTTAAATCTGCAGACTGTCAGCAGATGAGCCTTAGCTATCTATTTGTGGACTTGAAACCACCGTGCAGCGTTAATTTACCAAAGTACAGTGCAAAGTACacagactgttttttttctttaggttgCTAATGTGTTGACGTGTCTTTCTTAAAAAGCAGTTCTCACTGATGGGTTTGAAATCTTTGACAAACTGATGTGTTTATATGCATTTTGTATGTGGGGAAAATAGTGTCTGGAAGATAAGTAATTATCCAGATGGTTGTGGCTTAATCTCCTAAATCCTGGTGTAGTGCTCAGACCACTAGGCAGCACAGCCTTTCATAACAAGGCTTAAAGAGATGTTGGGTTATATATTGGAAACAGGAGTTCAAACGTGTTATATAGGTGATGTCTGTGGAATGCCAGTGGCGTTTGTGGGCTTGGAGGATGGCAAACCTGTTATTAAGCCACCACTTCTTAGCTGGGAAATGTAGTTGTCTCTGCACCCCACTTGTATATTGCTGAGACTGAAAGTCTCTCTCCTGAGCAGTGAAACCTGGCTGCAGGTGCTCTAGTGGGAAGTGGCAGCCATGACAAATGAGAGGTAGCACATGGGGAATTTAATGGATGACTCTGTTCTTGTGCTGTTTGCAGGTGGGAGAAGGATGGCCAGGTGAGCAGGGAGCTCTGGGAAAAAGCTGGACAGCAGGGCTTGCTGGGTGTTGCTATTGCTGAAAAGCATGGAGGCATTGGAGCGGATATTCTCTCTTCTGCCGTGGTCTGGGAGGAGCAGTAAGTACTAGACACTTCAGGAACGGTTTCAATCATGTTATCAATAAACTGTTTTCGTCATAAGAATTCCTCTATGGTTACAGAAAATAGTGTTTCTCATGAGAAGGATACTTTAGACCCATATAAGTCCCTCCTGCTTTAAGTATTCCAGGTAATTGTTTAAGTAATAAATGTCATTGTGCTCTACTGCTAGAACCGAGGGAAGCACTTTCATTAGTCTTCTAGGTCATACAACAATTTGGCTGTGAACGTATGTTCTATAAATAACAGTACAAATGCCACATGTTCAGGTTATGTCAGACTTCTGTGGGGTCGGGCTTTCTTTCAGTGTTGGGGCCATGTTGTAAAGTTGTCAAGTTCACTGTTTAAATTCCTGCCTgaactgttttgcttttttctccactttccAAGGATGTACGTTAACTGTACTGGCCCAGGCTTCAGCCTTCATTCAGATATAGTCATGCCTTACATTGCAAACTATGGCTCTGAAGAACAGATTAAGCGCTTTATCCCTGAAATGGCTGCAGGCAAGTGTATTGGTGCCATTGCCATGACAGAACCTGGGGCTGGCAGGTAAGCTAAAAACAAAGACAGATGGTCATAATGTTATGTGCAGTCTACTGATttctcagtggaaaaaaattcaCAAACATCCTGGTTATATGGTCATCTTAGTAACTACACAACAACCTAGTATAGGTAGGACTTCAGACTTACAGATTACAGCTTTGTCATTTCAATATTCTTGCTTAGAAAGCATTTCCTTATTGTATTGCCATCGGCAAATAtgctttgcatttgcttttataATATGATTTTATAGTTAATAATCTGCTTGTCATgtgaatataattttaatatgaaatgtaATAAGGAGAAAATCACATACATCAGCAAAGAAGGCTTGACTTCTGTGGTATTagatttgttttgaaacagagcgttgtattgtttttttcccctctgaatcctttcaaaacagaagtGTCCTTCCTTTGCTGTCATTATTGAAGGGCAGACAGCACATGTTTTGGGTAGACACAGCTGATCAGGCCAGTTTCCAAAGCAGAGGAACAGGTGAAGAGCAAAAGCTTTTGCTGTCACACTTCTCCAGTTGGTAGGCATTGCCAACAGCTTTTTTGCAGAGCCTCTTCATTAGGACTGAGCCTGCTCGGAAGGTGTCCTTTTGTCTGGCATTTGTCTTCTGAAGCATGTCAGCATAAGGGGAGGCTGACCCATTACTGATACATTGGTGTCAGTTCTTGATTATTACCACCTCCCAAAAGCCAGTACATTAAAACCACCTCATGCTCTTGTACAGTGGCCTAGACTTACATCCCTTTCTGCAGTAGGCTTTTGGTTTCTGTTACACTCCAAACCATTTCACCGTGTTCCATTATCCTGTGCATTTTCACTGATTGCATGTAGGGATGGTATGAAGTCTACTTCATATTGGATAGAATTTAAGATACAAATTGCAACTTCTGGAATGGTTTCTTGAAGGACCTTTTGAATTTCGTTCTAGTGATTTGCAAGGAGTACGAACATATGCAAAAAAAGATGGAAGTGACTGGATTCTTAACGGGAGTAAGGTAAGTGAGCAGACCTACACCACTTGTAGCCTTTGGTAGTTGAATGCATTCAGTGAGGGATGTACACTGAAATCAGTGTTTCCTCCTAgtccttccacttttttttccagttgctttTTTAGTAAGACTTATATTTTTGCTATTGGCAATTAATGGACCAATTTATGGAAGGGTTTGAGCAGGTAGTTTTTTAGCTTTTAAATAATAtctaaatgctttctttttccttgaacTGGAAGAAGTCCTGCATAGTATAATCAGAACCAGGGTTATTGCTCAGTGCTGAGGTTGAACAACAAAATATATGTGTTACCAATGTGAAATCTTCTGTGGCCTGAGTGGCTTGTTAAAATGCAAGCTGTGGAATCTTTATTCAGGAACCTGCTGCTCATATTAGAAAGACAAAACCACTGCATTAGATTCCAAGTGTATGCTGTCAAGCTGTTACAAAGCTGGCAGCATTAACCTCATCTTTTGTTCCCATAATAAGAAAGCAAGAGGGCAGAAGTAAAGTGTTGAAATAGAAGTGTGGGTTCAACAGGTGTGTGGtagggttgtttttgttttttttaaagcttcatcTTTCTGTCCTCTTATTTTGTAACCCTGTTGGAATCATAGTACTGACAGAGACTTAAGGCCTTAGCAGAATTTCAGGTGGTGAGAATGCATGCAAGCAAACTTTTACAGtaggtgtttaaaaaaaaatactccctTGTTCTGTGTAGTTGAAGTCAAGACTGTGTTTCTTTTGGTGGAGTTAGGATGAGTCATGGCAGGCGGATAGATAATTCTGCAGAACTGTAGTAAGCAGTTGTTAATAGAAACCATTAATAACGTTTATATTTTATACCTTGCTAACTCATCTTTTTTGAAAGAGAACCTCTCTTTTAATTTGTCTACAGTTGAAAGCACTTTCTGTCTTTATCATGggacagacaaaagaaacagatttgtGTTCTTTAACTTCACAATTCTGATCCTAACCATACCTCTCAAACTAATCCTTCCCTTTGACAGACCTTTTTCTAAagcaaggttttttttgttttttttttttccctcatacaGGTATTCATCACCAATGGTTGGATGAGTGACGTAGTGATTGTGGTTGCAGTTACAAACCGAGAAGCCCGATCTCCTGCTCATGGAATCAGCCTTTTTCTGGtggaaaatggaacaaaaggTTTCATCAAAGGACGCAAGCTGAACAAGATTGGCCTGAAAGCTCAAGTAAGTTAATACAACCTCTAACCCATAGTAGACTTGGAGGAATTCTAAAATTGGTTAATTCCTGGCACTAGCTAAATAAAGATAGAATGAAACTGTGGTGTTATCTTAACTCTTGGGCTTTAGAGCACAAAAAATATACATCCAGAGTATGTATGCTGAGTTTGCATATGGATGTGCAAAGCACATGATGCTCAAGGAGAGGTTACAAAGCTGGATTCCATCACTCTGAAGTTTGGATGGGATGGGATCATGATGCTGTCTTTAGCTTTGTAAACAGTGTCTGTAGAGATGGAGGAGAACAGTGAAAGGGTAGCAAGGCACACAGGTTACACTGAGGAAATTTCTACTTTGGTGCTTCAGGAAGTGTAACTGGATAAGGCCCTTAGCTGTCTACATTGCTGAAGCTGCTTTGAGTAGGATATGGGTGACCTCAGGAggacccttccaacctaaattctTCTATGACTTAATGCAATAGCATGAAAAAATGGGgcgcaaaaaaaaaagtggaatgaAGAGATGAGAATGTCAGACTAAAAACCCTTGCACTTAAAATCCTTGTAGGACACAGCAGAGCTGTTTTTTGAAGATGTGCGGTTGCCAGCAAGTGCCttgcttggaaaagaaaacaaaggcttCTATTATTTGATGGCAGAGCTCCCTCAGGTAAGAGGAATGAAAGTGTTTGTTGTCTTTAGGAAGAACACAGAGACCCAACTTTTGTCATTGCAAGAATCTGCATTAATTTTAGAGATGATTGATCTTGGAGAGCCACATCTGTCTCAGAATTGGGATGTCTGTAAACAGCGTCCTTTTGATACTACTGCTTTTTACCTGAGTTACTCAGTTTCTACTGATAAATGTTTGGTTCTTTGGGCATTAGTAACAGTCTTGACATCCCACCAGCTCAAAGCCAGAGCTCTGAATCGCAGTTATTGAAGAACCTGAACCTTATTATATTAAAGAACGTGTCGGTTTTCTCATACAATTCTAGAATGGAAGTATGGAATTTTGCTCAATAGACTACATACAGCTTGGAGCTCTCATGCATTTGGCATTCTCTAATGAAAGACCAAGCGTTGCTGTTCTAGCTTTTCTAATTGCAGAACCATATTAAAgatacaagtttttttttctttatccatATAGCAAAGTAAAGAAGTTGTTACCAAAATGTCTTGCTAATGAAAATAACGCGGTTTGACTTACTGAAGCTTTGGAATGGTTTGGGAGGACAAAGAggcaatgtgatttttttcaaaacacaacTGTGCTTTGTCAAAACTGTTTGCCTCATCTGGTAAAGAtcatgtttatttaattttatgctGTGAGTAAATATGAAACCCGATTAAAGGAAAtgtactgctttaaaaaaaatagatgcacTCACAGACAGATTCAATGGGAAGCATAAGATGACTTCACCTGTGCTAGAAGTAATTGTTCTGTACTTTGTTTCTCAACATGTTatgagaggaaggaaaaacaggcaGTGTTCttgtaggttttgttttttcaaaggtTGTCCTATTGAAATAGGTAAacagtgtattttgtttttgttttgtgtttttattttttaactgagcTGTGAAAACTAATAATTAAGCATAAATTAATGTGCAGCTTTCAGTCAGTCGGAGTCCTATGGTTGACGTGTAGCTGTTTTTCTGGGATGATGTTCTGTCAGCAAAATGACCAACAAGCCTTAAAAGTGGACTTTAAGCATCAAGACATTTGTCCCGCTCATTAATTTCAATAATGTAGTGTCTGGCTTGATCCCTAGTGTGACTTCTGCCCCCCTTTCTCAATGAACATTACTGAACATCTGTTTCCCAGTTGTGCATTTACGTGTGTGCGTCTGATGCACAGAAATGTAGGACTAATTCCCTTGGATTCTGTAATTTGTGTTTCTAAAGGAGAGACTGTTAATTGCTGATATGGCTCTTGCCGGCTGTGAATTCATGTTTGAAGAGACAAGGAATTATGTGAAGCAAAGAAAAGCCTTTGGGAAGACGATTGCACACTTACAGGTGAGTTTAAATTGTAAGACTTGTAAAGCCAGATGCACGATGGAATTTGTATACATTCGTATGTGTAATGTTGAGCAAGTGAAAGTCACTGGACTGTTACCAAAGGATTGCTTGCAGAGGCTTCACTCTTGGGCTGTGGCTGATTCTTTTATGCccaatgtttttaaaaaccaCTAAAAGGCAATGCGTGTATTTTAAGTCAATAAGGTACCCTACGGCAGTACTGCTTTTGGAAGTGAAACATGCAGTAGAAACTATACTGGCTTTTTGCTGGTgatgaagtaaaaatatttttttttgcatttagtCTTGCATTTTACCATCAGAGGCCCTAATCACAGGGTTTATTACACCTGCTTGGATTCCTGTATGTGCCTGGAATCCTACAGACCGCAGAAGAGCTTGGTGCATGTGCAGGTACTGCAAAACTGCACATAATGCATCGCAGCAACATGATCTTTATGAGAGTGATGCTCAGGGTCCCCAAGCAGTGACCTTACTGCCTGAATGCCTGCAAAGGTGTTTGTATTCAGCTTTATGGGTGTAGTAACAAGATTCCTGAGCTACCAGGTAGCTGGGTATTCAAGTGATAGCATTATAAAACTGTTGGATTTACTGTTGGAGTATAGCTCACTTTTGACAGTGcaaattaaattgtattttgagGCATGCTTATGCTATTTGGCTGTTGTCAGAAAGCCCAATAACATGGAAAGCAACCTTTGATGTAACTTTCCTGAAAACTTCATCATCTTTTAAGGCTGAAACAGACCAAGCTTGTGTGTTTCATCTGTAGGATAGGAGTGACTCCTACTTGTTGGAGGATGTTAGCTTCTTTTGATATGCTTCAGAGATAATTGGAACTcgaatattttgattttgtctttctttgtCAAAATCAAATACCTAATTACTGGGAATAGCAACAGAActgagctcttcagaagggCTGGAATGGGAGGTATCTTTCAGGAAATCAtgatcttcatttctttttgaacTGAGTATTCAGAAATACTGGAATTTAGTATGTGCAAGGAGCAGATCTAACacaacaaatgtattttaaagtttatGTAGGTGTGGAATGCTTTCTGATTGTAGTAGTTCACTGTTCAGAGACctccaaaataatgtttttctagGGTAAACTGTTGccaaacagttttttttttttttgaggccaaaactgaatcaaaaaaaaaaatccattcttgCATAccttttcagtttcctttttgCACTTAAATGTGCATGGAATCAAAAATCCATTCTAATTAGAGCATTGACTTGCctaattctttgttttttaataccgTACTGTAGCAGGACTCAGTTACAATAATTGTTTAGGGAAGCAAGAAGACTTATTCTATAAAAGTTTAGAACAGTGAGATTGGGCAAAACTTCTGTTCCTGTTTGGTGTTTTGATCCAGTTCCTACCAGAACTGCTCCAAGATGGTGACATACTTGCCTTATTGGATTTTAGGTATCCTTAGCAATGGATTTTACCTTTTCAATCTAGAAAGTCTTTTCCAGTGTGGCAGAACTCGGTGTCAGAAAAATTTCTGATAGTTGGTCTAAAAACTTCTTTGTTTTTGCACATCTCTTGGCAGTGCTTAAACTCTGAAAAACTGAATGCTCAGACAGTGCATCCAATGTATGATGAAATAGCTAGAAAACAGCTAGAGTGAAAGTACATGCTCCCACAAGGGGGAGCAGAGAGTAACAGCTCCCACTACCTCCTAACTCTGTGCTGTCTGGGAACTTGTTTTCAGACTGTTGGAGGGTTTTCCCCATAATGCCATGTTTTGAGTTGGTCTAGAGGATTAAAGGGCAATAAATGTCTCTAAGATTGGTAAAGATGTAATTGTATTGAAAACAAACtacatttaaatataaagaGCCCGAACTGTTTTGAAACAGTGATATCTTACAGGAATGCTTCTAGAAAATGCTTCCCGTTCTACTTCAAATGTAGCTTAAAAACAGTACTACTTCtactctttctttcctctgccttATCCGTCCACTCCCAAAATAAGACTGTACAGCACAAGTTggcagaaatgaaaacacagatttGTGTGGGACGAGCCTTTTTGGACAACTGtttgcagctgcatgcagataAACGCCTGGACTCCTCCACAGCTTCTATGGCGAAGTATTGGTATGTGGTTGAAG
The sequence above is drawn from the Anas platyrhynchos isolate ZD024472 breed Pekin duck chromosome 7, IASCAAS_PekinDuck_T2T, whole genome shotgun sequence genome and encodes:
- the ACADL gene encoding long-chain specific acyl-CoA dehydrogenase, mitochondrial — encoded protein: MAARLLRLRGLLRAAGPRPFSAQASPAQAEQHGTKRQEPSSAKSLTDIGTRRIFTSDHDIFRESARKFFQEEVLPFHAEWEKDGQVSRELWEKAGQQGLLGVAIAEKHGGIGADILSSAVVWEEQMYVNCTGPGFSLHSDIVMPYIANYGSEEQIKRFIPEMAAGKCIGAIAMTEPGAGSDLQGVRTYAKKDGSDWILNGSKVFITNGWMSDVVIVVAVTNREARSPAHGISLFLVENGTKGFIKGRKLNKIGLKAQDTAELFFEDVRLPASALLGKENKGFYYLMAELPQERLLIADMALAGCEFMFEETRNYVKQRKAFGKTIAHLQTVQHKLAEMKTQICVGRAFLDNCLQLHADKRLDSSTASMAKYWSSDLQNSVATQCVQLHGGWGYMWEYPIAKAFVDARVQPIYGGTNEIMKELIARDIVSDK